The proteins below are encoded in one region of Silene latifolia isolate original U9 population chromosome 2, ASM4854445v1, whole genome shotgun sequence:
- the LOC141644076 gene encoding 3-ketoacyl-CoA thiolase 2, peroxisomal-like, which yields MERAINRQKVLLDHLRPPSSSDHSYEAFLSASNCAAGDSASYHRTSAFGDDVVIVAAYRSPLCKAKRGAFKDTYPDDILAPVLKALIEKTNVNPAEVGDIVVGTVLAPGSQRASECRMAAFYAGFPETVAVRTVNRQCSSGLQAVADVAAAIKAGFYDIGIGAGLESMTTNPMAWEGSVNPKVKEFVQAQDCLLPMGVTSENVAQRFGVTREEQDQAAVDSHRKAAAATAAGKFKDEIVPIKTKLVDPKSGDEKPITVAMDDGIRPSTTVADLAKLKPVFKKNGTTTAGNSSQVTDGAGAVLLMKRSLAVRKGLPILGVFRTFAAVGVDPAIMGIGPAVAIPAAVKAAGLELDDIDLFEINEAFASQFVYCQKKLGLDPAKINVNGGAMAIGHPLGATGARCVATLLHEMKRRGKDCRFGVISMCIGTGMGAAAVFERGDAADELVNARTVSANGLLSKDAR from the exons ATGGAAAGAGCAATTAATAGGCAAAAAGTTTTGTTAGATCATCTTCGTCCACCATCTTCATCTGATCACAGTTATGAAGCTTTCCTCTCT GCATCTAATTGTGCTGCTGGAGATTCTGCTTCTTATCATAGGACTAGTGCTTTTGGGGATGATGTTGTCATCGTAGC AGCATACCGCAGTCCGCTTTGCAAGGCGAAACGAGGTGCTTTCAAAGACacatatcctgatgatattcttgCACCAGTTTTGAAG GCATTGATAGAGAAAACTAATGTGAACCCAGCTGAAGTTGGAGACATTGTTGTGGGAACTGTTCTTGCCCCAGGATCTCAGAGAGCTAGTGAATGTAGGATGGCAGCATTCTATGCTGGTTTTCCGG AGACTGTTGCTGTAAGAACTGTGAATAGGCAATGTTCTTCAGGCCTCCAGGCAGTTGCTGATGTAGCTGCAGCCATCAAAGCTGGATTCTATGACATTG GTATTGGTGCAGGTTTAGAGTCAATGACGACAAACCCCATGGCATGGGAAGGATCCGTAAATCCTAAA GTTAAAGAATTTGTTCAGGCGCAAGATTGTCTTCTTCCTATGGGTGTGACTTCGGAAAATGTTGCACAACGATTTGGCGTTACAAGGGAAGAGCAGGACCAGGCAGCG GTGGATTCTCACCGGAAAGCTGCTGCTGCCACTGCTGCTGGtaaatttaaagatgaaattgtACCAATAAAAACCAAG CTTGTGGACCCTAAATCTGGAGATGAAAAGCCTATCACTGTTGCTATGGATGATGGTATTCGGCCAAGCACAACCGTGGCGGACCTAGCAAAGTTGAAGCCTGTATTCAAGAAAAATGGGACAACAACTGCTG GGAACTCTAGCCAGGTGACTGATGGTGCTGGAGCCGTGCTACTTATGAAAAGAAGCCTTGCTGTGCGCAAAGGGTTACCTATTCTCGGTGTATTTAG GACTTTCGCTGCCGTTGGAGTTGACCCTGCTATCATGGGAATTGGGCCAGCTGTTGCAATCCCGGCTGCTGTCAAGGCTGCTGGCTTAGAACTCGATGATATTGATCTTTTTGAAATAAATGAA GCATTTGCATCTCAGTTTGTGTATTGTCAGAAGAAGTTGGGTCTTGATCCCGCAAAGATCAATGTAAATGGAGGGGCAATGGCAATAGGGCATCCTTTAGGTGCAACAG GTGCTCGTTGTGTTGCTACCTTACTGCATGAGATGAAGCGTCGTGGAAAAGATTGCCGGTTTGGAGTTATATCAATGTGTATAG GGACTGGAATGGGAGCAGCTGCAGTTTTCGAGAGAGGGGACGCTGCTGACGAGCTAGTCAATGCTCGTACAGTTAGCGCAAATGGGCTACTCTCCAAAGATGCTAGATGA